The Streptomyces sp. NBC_00236 DNA window TCGTCGTCGCGGAACCCGGCGGCCACAAGGACCCCGCCCATCTGGCCCGGCTGATCCACGAACAGGCCGTCACCACCTGTCACTTCGTACCCTCGATGCTCCAGGTCTTCCTCGCGGAGGCGGACCCCGGAGCGTGCGCCGGACTGCGCCGGGTCTTCTGCAGCGGGGAAGCCCTGCCCCGGGAGACCGCGCACGCCTTCGGGCGCGCTCTCCCGCACGTCGGACTGCACAACCTGTACGGGCCGACGGAAGCGGCCGTGGACGTCAGCTTCCACGCGTGCGCGCCGCACGACAGCGGGCCCGTGCCGATCGGACAGCCCGTGTGGAACACCCGGCTGTACGTACTCGACGCCGGGTTGCGACCCTGCCCGCCGGGGGTTCCCGGCGAGCTGTACCTGGCGGGCCGTCAGCTCGCCGAGGGCTATCTGAACCGGCCGGACCTGACCGCCGGCCGCTTCGTCGCCGACCCCTTCGCCGGCTCGGCGCGGCGGATGTACCGCACGGGGGACCTGGCGCGCTGGACGGAGCAGGGTGAGGTCGAGTACCTCGGCCGCACGGACCACCAGGTCAAGCTGCGCGGGCAGCGCATCGAACTCGGCGAGATCGAGGCGGCGCTGGCGGCCCGGCCGCGGGTGGACGGGGCCTGCGCCCTGGTGCGCGAGGACCGGCCGGGCGACCAGCGGCTCGTCGGTTACGTGACGGGAGGCGCCGATCCCGCCGAGGTGCGGGCGGCGCTCGCCCGGGAACTCCCGGAGCACATGGTGCCGTCGGCGGTCGTGGCGCTCGACGCGTTCCCGCTCAGCCCCAACGGAAAGCTGGACCGCCGCGCGCTGCCCGCCCCCGTCTTCACCGGCGGAGGCGGTGTCCGCGTGATGAGCGCCCGTGAGGAGGCGCTGGCGCTGCTGTTCGCGGAGGTGCTCGGAGCGGCAGCGGTGGGGCCCGACGACGCGTTCTTCGACCTCGGCGGGACCTCGCTGCTCGCGGTCCGGCTCGTGGCACGGGTGCGGGAGGAGTTCGGTGCCGAGCTGACGATCGGTTCGCTGTTCGAGGCGTCCACCCCGGCCGCGCTCGCCGCCCGGATCGACGGTGCGGGGCCCGCGGCCGAGGATGCCCTGGACGTCGTCCTGCGGCTGCGCGGCGGCAGCGCCAGGGCTCCGCTCTTCGCCATCCATCCGGCGGGCGGCATCGCCTGGTGCTACGCCGGGCTGGCAGCGCGTCTGGGTCCGGATCAGCCGGTGTACGGCATCCAGGCGCGCGGCCTGGTCCGTGACGAACCGCTGCCGCGGACACTCGAGGAGGAGGCGGCCGACTACGTCCGGCGCATCCGGGAGGTGCAGCGGCACGGCCCGTACCGGCTGCTGGGCTGGTCGGTGGGCGGGGTGCTCGCACACACGGTGGCGGTGCTGCTCCAGGAGTGCGGCGAGGAGGTCGAACTCCTGGCCCTGCTGGACGCGTTCCCGGCCGAGCAGTGGCGGGAGCGGCCGGCGCCGGAGGAGGGCGACGCCCTCACCGCGGTACTGCGGATGGCGGGATTCGAGCGCACCGGCGAACGAACCCGCGGGGACGTGCTGGCCACGCTGCGCCGGGCGGGCAGTCCGCTCGCCGGGCTCAGGGACCGGACGCTGTCGAAGATCGTCGACATCGTGCCCAACCATGCCCGGATGATGCGTGAGCATGTGCACCGCGGTTACGAGGGCGACCTGCTGTTCTTCACCGCGGCGGCGCCGCGGGCGGAGGACTGGCTGACCCGTGAGGCGTGGCGCCCGCACGTGTCGGGCGCCGTCGTGAACCACGATCTGGACTGCACCCACCCGCAGTTGATGCGGGAGCGCTTCCTCGACACCATCGGGGAGGCACTCGCCGCCCGGCTGAAGGAGCTGGACGCCTGACTTGACCGTTGGCCTCGGGGTCCGAGGTCAACGGTCAAGTCAGCCGGGGCACCCGCCCCCTTCGTCGCGGTCAGACGGAGGGGGCGCCCGGGTTCAGGAGGTCCACGAGGCCGTCCGCGAGTTCCGTGCGCCAGCAGAGGTAGTCGTGGCCGCCGTTGAACTCCCGGTAGGAGGCGTCCTCGTAGCCCGCGGAGGCCAGCGTGTCGCGCAGTCGCCTGGCGGCCGGCAGGGCGACCCACTCCTGCTCGCCGAAGGAGAGCCAGAACCGGACCGGCAGACGCGGGGATTCGGCGATCCGGGCGGTGAGCCACTCGGCGTCCGGTCCGTCCGGCCACCAGAACGATCCGGACTGCGCGAGGACGTTACCGAAGCGGCCGGGTGCGGTGAGGGCGGCGTAGGCGGCGGTGAGCCCGCCCAGGCTCTGTCCCGCGACGACGGTGCGTGCGGGATCGGCCGTGACCGGGAGGCGAGCGGCCGTCCAGGGAAGCAGTTCGTCGTCGAGGAAGGCGACGAAGTCCCGGCTGCAGGCGAGGTCCGTCCAGCGGGTGGCCACGTCGACGGAATCCGGCAGCAGGGCCACCAGCGGGGGGATGCGCCCGTCGGCGATCAGGTTGTCCAGGAGATGGGCGAGCCCGAGGTGCGGCTGCCAGTGCTCCCCGTCCAGGAGGACGAGCACCGGCAGATCCGCCGCCCCGGGCGCACCGGCCGGCCGGTACGTCCAGACGCGCCGGTTCCCGCCGAGCCGCTCGGAGGGGACCTCGTGCACGGACACGCCGCCCCGGGCGGCATCCGGCCGCGGCAGCCAGTCCCGGGCGCTCGGGGCAGCCGGGAGTTCGGCGCAGGAGACCGGGTCGCCACCCCAGCGGCGGGGCAGCGAGCGGAGGTTCAGCGGATCGGGACGGCGCCGGGTGCGGAGCAGGCGCCAGTAGTCGGCGGCCTCCGGTCCGGGGCCGTCGCCCTCGTCGACGTAGAAGTCGTACGTGCCCCGCCAGTCGTGCCGCAGCCTCAGCGTCCAGTGCCACACATCGGTGCCGGGGACGTGTTCCATGAGGTTGCCCTCGGGGTCCCGCGGGTCGCCGAGCTTGTTGGGCAGCACCTGGACGGCGCGGGTGCCAGGGGCTCCGCGCCACAGGAACGTCACGGCCGCATGGTCGTCGCTGCCCAGCGGGTCGGGCCCGACGAGCGGTGTGCCGGAGGCGGCCACCCCGGCCCAGAACTGCTCAGTACCGCCCGGGTCCGGGAGGGCGCGGACGGGCTCCGCGAGACGGGTCAGCGGTTCCGGCCGTGCCGTCCGGGGCGGTCGCTGGGGGGCGTCCTTGGGCGGGACGGACGTGATCATGAGAGGGGCTCCGAATAACGAGGCGATCAACTTAGGGTTACCTTACCTTTCGGGCGACAGGGGCCCCGCCGCAGGCATGCCCACCCGCGGCGCCGACCTTGCCCTCCCGCACCCCCACGCACGGCGCCCGACCGCCCCTCCCACACCCCCACACCCCCACACCCCCGGCCGCACTCCGCGCCCCCCGGACCGGAATCGGCCGCATCGCCGCATGGGCGAGCCGACCGCCGGCCGCGACGCGGCGCTCGGCCTCCGGCCAGGACCGACCCGCCCGAACCTCCCCCGCACCCGGTCGAGTTGTTAGCCAGGTCACACACCTGAAAGAGCATTACTTAGGTAAGGCTAAGCTAACTTTCGAAGTGCAGATCGCCATGAAACACCTTCAGGGAGATGACCCCAGCATGACTTCACCCACCCGCAGCCTGCGCCGCACCGGAACCTCCGCGGCCATTGCCGTCGTGCTCGCCGCAGGCAGCACCGCGGCACTGACGGGCACCGCGACCGCTCAGAGCCGGCCGGCCGGCCCGGCGGTCACCACGGCGCCGGTCACGAACGGGCTCTACCAGTCCTCCTACTCGGAGCGGAACCACGTCCTGTGGACCACCTCGTCGGTGGGGCGGCCCCCGGTGACGAACTCCGCCCTGACGAAGGTGGATCCGCTGACCCTGAAGGTGAAGGCGACCTGCACGCCGCCGGTCACCGACGCGGCCACCGGCGCCGTCGAGGCGGTCTACGGTGTGGCGGTCGACGACGAGCACAACACCGTCTGGACCACCAACACCCGCAACAACTCGGTCGCCGTGTACAGCCAGCGCACGGGCAAGCACCTCGCCACGCTCCCGAACGTGGCCCACGCCCGGGAGATCGTCGTCGACGAGCGCCACGACACCGTGTGGGCGAGCTCCTACGGTGACGGCACGCTCGTCGCCTTCGACAGCCGCACCCTGAAGGAGCAG harbors:
- the fes gene encoding enterochelin esterase encodes the protein MITSVPPKDAPQRPPRTARPEPLTRLAEPVRALPDPGGTEQFWAGVAASGTPLVGPDPLGSDDHAAVTFLWRGAPGTRAVQVLPNKLGDPRDPEGNLMEHVPGTDVWHWTLRLRHDWRGTYDFYVDEGDGPGPEAADYWRLLRTRRRPDPLNLRSLPRRWGGDPVSCAELPAAPSARDWLPRPDAARGGVSVHEVPSERLGGNRRVWTYRPAGAPGAADLPVLVLLDGEHWQPHLGLAHLLDNLIADGRIPPLVALLPDSVDVATRWTDLACSRDFVAFLDDELLPWTAARLPVTADPARTVVAGQSLGGLTAAYAALTAPGRFGNVLAQSGSFWWPDGPDAEWLTARIAESPRLPVRFWLSFGEQEWVALPAARRLRDTLASAGYEDASYREFNGGHDYLCWRTELADGLVDLLNPGAPSV
- a CDS encoding YncE family protein, translating into MTSPTRSLRRTGTSAAIAVVLAAGSTAALTGTATAQSRPAGPAVTTAPVTNGLYQSSYSERNHVLWTTSSVGRPPVTNSALTKVDPLTLKVKATCTPPVTDAATGAVEAVYGVAVDDEHNTVWTTNTRNNSVAVYSQRTGKHLATLPNVAHAREIVVDERHDTVWASSYGDGTLVAFDSRTLKEQKRVTVEGSGPAGLALDEKSGTVYAADLTNDQIIQVATGSTAPRLIPAGDGPISVSLSKDGRTAYTANQTGGDISVVDLRKGLVTKSVTTGAGPLSVATDTRTGNVLVANRTDATVSVVSPRKGAVVETVKVGANPNHIEIAGGSAYVVDKSGAGADGKDQLHRIRLAR